The nucleotide sequence TAGCTCACGCCGCCGTAGTTGACATCGCGGCTCAACTGTTGGACGCGGATTCCCATGAACGCCATGCGTCGCAGCAATTCGACCGGCGCCACGCGGTCGTGCTGGTCCTGCGGAATGAAGTACGCGTACGGTGCGCTCGTCTTGAACTGCTGAATCGTGTTGCGCGCCGACTGATAACGGTTGTACAACAGCTCGCTCTTGAACCGCGCCGCGTAGTCGAGCGTCGCGATGTCGGCTGTGACCATGTAGTTCACGGCGTCGCGAAGCCCCCATTTACCCTGCGCCCACGGGCTCGAGTACAGCGATGTTGGCCGCAACTCGGCGTAGTCCGCGGGGAGATCGGCCACCGTGGACGTGCGCGGCGTCGCGCAGTTGCCGCCCTGCGTCTCCGTCCACCACGACGGGATGTTCTGGTACATCGGCATGTAGTCGATGTATCCCGGATACCACGCGTCGTACGTCTCGAGCTGCGAAACGGCGCCCGGTTGGCCGTTCGCGTCGAGCCGTTCGGCGATGCGCGTTCCGATCGCGTTCACCTCGCGCGCCATGATCGGCGGCACACGCAGACCGACCGGGTCGGCAAACGGCGGAATCCAGATGCGAGTGGGGAAGGGCGACGACTGGTGCTGCACGTAGATGACGTCGGGCTCCCATTCGCGCCAGGTCCGCTGGATCACGCGCGACTCGATGACATTGAGCATGTACGAATCGCGGTTGTTGTCGTGTCCGACGTACTTCTCGTAGAGCTCCATCGGCACGCCGCCGCGGACCGTGTGCTCGGCGTCGGGCTGGTTCAGACGGCACCAATTCACGACGATGTCCTGGCCGTCCGGATTGATCGACGGCCAGAGGAAAAACACGACGCTGTCGAGAATCGTTTTCATCTCGGGTTCGTTCGCGCGCGACAGCAGCTCGTAGGCGACCTGCGGCGTATGCTGCGATCCGGCGATCTCCGACGCGTGCAGCCCGCCGCTGATGTCCACGATCGCCCGGCCTTGTCGGGCGAGATCGCGCGCCTGCGCGTCCGTGAGGCCAGCCGGGTGCGCGAGCTTCATGTTCGTCTCGCGGATCTTGTCGAGACGGGCGAGGTTCGCCGGCGACGAGATGAGAACGGCGGTCCACGTTTTCCCGTACGCCGTCTTCCCGACGGTGAGCAAACGGACGCGGTTGCTCGCCGCCGCGAGCTTCTTGAAGTAGTCGATCGACTGGTCGTAGGTGAAGAGCTTATAGTCTTCGCCCACGGGGAATCCGATCACCGACTCCGGGGTCGGTATCGAAGCTCCCGAGACGGCAGTGGGCGGCTTTTGTGCCGCCGCCGAGCCGGCGGCGGCCAGTAGGATAGGAAGGAACAGCGTTCGAGTGGGACGCATGATCCGGGACAAAGGAGTCTCCTCGCGTGGTTTCAATGTGCGACCACGCGAAAATGCGGTGCGCGACGGCAACGCACCAGCGCTGGCTCGGTGTGAAGACGGGAACCGAAGAACGGCAGCTCGCTTACATCTGTCATGTGACCGATCCGCTCCCGTCGGTGGTTCTTGACGTTGATTCTCCAAGCCGGTAGCGTCTCCGCCATCCCGAACCCCGCGAAAATGCTCGGGACCGGACTTGTCGGCGATGTGTCAGTCCAACCGCAGTCCGCTTAGTCCAGCAGCAATCACGTAGTCCCCCGCACCCAGCCGCCCCGACGCCGAACCGCGGGGCCGGTTCGTTTGGCCGAACGCACATCGGTCGTTCCCCGCCCGATCTCCTCGAAAGGAGTGACAATGACTTTGGGACGCTGGAAGATCGCCGTCGTAGGAGCAGCCCTCTCCCTTACCTCGCTGAGTGGCCGGTTGGCCGCACAGGGAGCAACCATCACCGGACACGTCACCGCAAAAGAGGGCAATGCGCCCCTCGCCGACGCGCGCGTCATCGTCATCAGTGGCAGCGTATCGGCCAGCACCGGTGAAGACGGCAAGTACACGCTGCGCAACGCACCCACCGGCAGCGTCCAGCTTCAGGTCCTGCGCGTGGGCTACCGCTCCGTAAAGCGAAACGTAGAGGTCAACCCGAGCGGAACGACCGTTACGGACTTCGCGCTCGAGGTGGCGGTCGCGCAGCTCGAGGAAGTCGTGACGACCGCCACGGGCCAGGCGCGAAAAGTCGAGCTTGGTAACGCGATCTCCACCGTCAACGTCGCGAAGGCCGCCGAAGTCTCCGAGATCTCGACGACCGCCGACATGTTGACCGCCAAGGCGCCCGGCGTCGTCGTGTTGCCGGGAACCACGCTCGGTGGCGCACCGACGGTCCGTGTGCGCGGAGTGTCGTCGATCAGTCTGTCGAACGCGCCGATTTGGGTCGTCGACGGCGTCCGCATCGCGACCGACAACCTCACGACCGGCACGGACACGCGTTTCTCGCTCCTGAACAATCTCAATCCGGACGAGATCGAGGACATCGAAATCGTGAAGGGCCCGTCAGCGGCGACGCTGTACGGAACTGACGCGGCCAACGGTGTCGTGGTCGTGACGACCAAGAAGGGTCGCGCCGGCGCATCGCGCTGGTCGTTCAGCGGCGAGTACGGCAACGTCGACGACCGAAACGACTATCCCGACATGTACGCGAACTGGGGCCACACGCTCGGCAACCCGACCAAGAACGTTCGGTGCCAGCTCGGAACGATGGCTCCGCCGGGAACGACGCCGACGTCGAACAGCACGTGCATTTCCGACAGCGTCACGCACTACAACCTCCTCGCCGATCCGTCTCGCACGTTCATTACCCTCGGCAACCGCAAGGCCGCGTCCGCGCAGGTGAGCGGCGGCTCGGACGCCGTCCGCTACTTCGCGAGCGGCTCGCTGAACAACGAGGTCGGTCCGATTCAGATGCCCGGGTTCGACGTAACGCGCTTCCAGACCGCGGGCATCAAAGTGCAAGACGCGTGGTTCCACCCGCTCGCGCAGCAACAGGCGTCCTTCCGGACGAATCTCTCGGCCGCCGTGAGCCCGACGTTCGATCTCACCGCGAATGCCGGATTCCTCAAGGAAGACAACCGCATCGAGCCGGAGAGCGACCTGATCATCGCGCTCCTCTACACCGGTTTGCAGAACTACGGATTCAAGGGGCCGGGGCTCGACAAGGTGACCACGCAGGCGAAGTACGCCGACGGCACCGCCGTTCCGCTCAACGACTATCTGCAGTGGGACCCCGGCGACATCATGCAGGCGACGAGCTTCAGCGACGTCCAGCGAATGCTTGGCAGCTTCGACGCGAGCTGGCGTCCGCTGCCGTGGCTGTCGAACCAGGGAACCGTGGGTCTCGACCTCGTGACGTCGAACTACTTCCACCTCTGCGCGCTCAACCAGTGCCCGCCGCAGAGCGCGACGGCGCGAATCGGCAACATCAACGACAACCGCCAGGACAACCGCAACCTCTCGGCGAAGGTCGTCAGCACCGCGAGCTGGAACGCCAAGCCGTGGGCGAACCTCAAGACGACCATCGGCGCCGACTACACGAATCTCGAGACTGACGCCGTCAACAGCACCGGACAGGGTCTGCCGCCGGGCGCGACGACGGTGGCTGCGGCCACGACGATCAGCGCGAGCGAGTCGCAGCCGACTGTCGTCAAGACGCTCGGCGTCTACGCCCAGGAAGCCGCCTCGCTTCGCGATCGAGTGTTCCTCACGATCGCGGCCCGCTCGGACCAGAACAGCGCCTTCGGCACCAATTTCCAGCACGTGCTCTACCCGAAGGCGAGTGTCTCGTGGCTCTTGTCGGACGAGTCGTTTTTCCCGCAGAAGTTGGACTTCCTCAGTCAGTTCCGCGTCCGCGCCTCGTACGGCGCGAGCGGCGTTCAGCCGGGTCGAACGCAGGGCCTCATCACGTTTGCGCCGGGGACCGTGACGATCGACGGTCGTAGCGCGACGACGGGCACCGACACGCCGTCGTTGAGCGCGTCGAACCCCGGCAACCCGAACCTCAAGCCCGAGCGTTCGGCGGAGTGGGAGGCCGGGTTCGAGACGTATACACTGAGCAACCGCCTGCACCTCGACTACACCTACTATCACAAGACGACGCACGACGCGCTGATCAGCGTTCCGATCGCTCCGTCGGCCGGCGCCTCCGTCACGAGCCTGCTGCAGAACGCCGGCTCGACGGAGAATTACGGACACGAGTTGCAACTCAACGCGCAGCTGTACGACAGCAAGCGATTCGGCTGGGACCTGACGGTCACCGCGTCGCACAACACGGCGCTCATCGTCAACCTCGGCATCGATCCGTCGACCGGGGTTGCGCGCATCATCGGAGCGGGCGGTCTCACCGAGCAGCGCGACGGTCAGCCGATCAACTCGCAGTGGTATCACCCGTACACCTATGCCGACGCCAACCACGACGGCGTCCTTCAGGTGAGCGAGGTGCACGTCGATTCGTCGTTCCAGAACTACGGCAACGCGATCCCGCGCGATCTGCTGGCGATCAACACGGGGTTCGATCTGTTCAACCACATGCTCCGACTGACCTCGCTCTTCGACTCGAAGGGCGGATACAGCACGCAGGATGGCGCCGACAATTTCCAGTGCAACTCGGTGCCACTCTCGTGCCAGTCGACGCAGGATCCGCACGCGCCGCTGGCCCAGCAGGCGGCCGCGATCGCGAAGACCTATGGGACGTTGATCGGCCCCGCCGGCGCACAGACGTCGTTCAAGTCGGGCGCCGGGTACTTCATGAACGGGCAGTTCTGGAAGTGGCGTGAAGCGTCGGCGATTCTCCAGCTCCCCACGCGGGTGAACAACTTGCTTCGCACGGGGCCCGGGTCGTCGCTCGTCTTCACCGCCCGGAACCTGAAGTTGTGGAGCAGCTTCTGGGGCATCGATCCCGAATCGAACTACGGCGTAAACGGCGCCGAGGTCCAGAACGAGTTCCAGACCGCACCGCCGCCGACGTACTTCGTGTTCCGTCTCAATCTCAAGTACTAACCCATCGAGGACGAGATCATATGCAGATTATGACCAATCGCGCCCGGTGGGTTGCGACCCTTGCCACGGTAGTCGGGGGATCGCTGGCCATCGCGGCATGCAACGTAAAGCAGGAGTTGCTCGCTCCGCAGAACCCGGGGTTGGTTGACCCGAGCGCCGTCGGCAACGCGGCGGCAGCGTACGCGCTCAAAGTCGGCGCGGTCGGCAAGGTGACGGCCGTCGTCGACTGCGGTGGCAACTCCGAGTGTCTGTGGGAGGAGGTCGGGAATCTCACCGACGAGTATCACAACGCCGACTTCCAGAACACGCGTCAGGACATCGACCAACGGTCGATGGGCGATGACAATCCGTCGAACCCGTACACGAGCGTCACGCAGCAACGTGGATTCGTGCGCGACGCTATCGCGGCTGTCGTCAAATACATTCCGGACAGCACGGCGGACATCGGCGAGATGTACATGTCGTTGGCCTTCCTCGAGATGTCGCTGGCCGAGAACTATTGCAACGGAATTCCGCTGGGTCACACCGTCAACGGCGTTTTCACCTTCGGGCCGGGCCTGACCGACGCGCAGGTACTCGATAGCGCCTCGGCGCACCTCGACTCGGCGCTCGCGATCAACAAAGGGACGAGCGCGCAAGCAGTGTTCGTCCAACAGGCGACGTCGATCCTCAAAGCGCGCGTGTTGGTCGACAAGGGCAACTTCGCCGCGGCCCCTGCGCTGGTCTCCGGCATCCCGTCCACGTTCGGCTACTACATGGCGACGTCCCAGGCGAAAGGCACGAGCCTCGGCCTGTGGTCGATTGTGAACTCCACGGCGCGTCTCAGCGTGAGCGACAGCGCCGAGGTCATCAACGGAACGTCGACCCCCACGAAGAACGCGTTGCCGTTCGCGTCGGCGAAGGATCCGCGCGTGCCAGTGATCTTCGGCGGCAACGCGAGTCCGCCAGTCGTCGCCGAGGACGGCTCGACGCCGCAGTTCATCGAGCAGCTGTACGGACGCTTCGATCCGATCGCCATGGTGTCCGGCGTCGACGCGCGTTTGATCGAGGCCGAAGCGAAGTTGAACGCGA is from Gemmatimonadaceae bacterium and encodes:
- a CDS encoding SusC/RagA family TonB-linked outer membrane protein, giving the protein MTLGRWKIAVVGAALSLTSLSGRLAAQGATITGHVTAKEGNAPLADARVIVISGSVSASTGEDGKYTLRNAPTGSVQLQVLRVGYRSVKRNVEVNPSGTTVTDFALEVAVAQLEEVVTTATGQARKVELGNAISTVNVAKAAEVSEISTTADMLTAKAPGVVVLPGTTLGGAPTVRVRGVSSISLSNAPIWVVDGVRIATDNLTTGTDTRFSLLNNLNPDEIEDIEIVKGPSAATLYGTDAANGVVVVTTKKGRAGASRWSFSGEYGNVDDRNDYPDMYANWGHTLGNPTKNVRCQLGTMAPPGTTPTSNSTCISDSVTHYNLLADPSRTFITLGNRKAASAQVSGGSDAVRYFASGSLNNEVGPIQMPGFDVTRFQTAGIKVQDAWFHPLAQQQASFRTNLSAAVSPTFDLTANAGFLKEDNRIEPESDLIIALLYTGLQNYGFKGPGLDKVTTQAKYADGTAVPLNDYLQWDPGDIMQATSFSDVQRMLGSFDASWRPLPWLSNQGTVGLDLVTSNYFHLCALNQCPPQSATARIGNINDNRQDNRNLSAKVVSTASWNAKPWANLKTTIGADYTNLETDAVNSTGQGLPPGATTVAAATTISASESQPTVVKTLGVYAQEAASLRDRVFLTIAARSDQNSAFGTNFQHVLYPKASVSWLLSDESFFPQKLDFLSQFRVRASYGASGVQPGRTQGLITFAPGTVTIDGRSATTGTDTPSLSASNPGNPNLKPERSAEWEAGFETYTLSNRLHLDYTYYHKTTHDALISVPIAPSAGASVTSLLQNAGSTENYGHELQLNAQLYDSKRFGWDLTVTASHNTALIVNLGIDPSTGVARIIGAGGLTEQRDGQPINSQWYHPYTYADANHDGVLQVSEVHVDSSFQNYGNAIPRDLLAINTGFDLFNHMLRLTSLFDSKGGYSTQDGADNFQCNSVPLSCQSTQDPHAPLAQQAAAIAKTYGTLIGPAGAQTSFKSGAGYFMNGQFWKWREASAILQLPTRVNNLLRTGPGSSLVFTARNLKLWSSFWGIDPESNYGVNGAEVQNEFQTAPPPTYFVFRLNLKY
- a CDS encoding M14 metallopeptidase family protein encodes the protein MRPTRTLFLPILLAAAGSAAAQKPPTAVSGASIPTPESVIGFPVGEDYKLFTYDQSIDYFKKLAAASNRVRLLTVGKTAYGKTWTAVLISSPANLARLDKIRETNMKLAHPAGLTDAQARDLARQGRAIVDISGGLHASEIAGSQHTPQVAYELLSRANEPEMKTILDSVVFFLWPSINPDGQDIVVNWCRLNQPDAEHTVRGGVPMELYEKYVGHDNNRDSYMLNVIESRVIQRTWREWEPDVIYVQHQSSPFPTRIWIPPFADPVGLRVPPIMAREVNAIGTRIAERLDANGQPGAVSQLETYDAWYPGYIDYMPMYQNIPSWWTETQGGNCATPRTSTVADLPADYAELRPTSLYSSPWAQGKWGLRDAVNYMVTADIATLDYAARFKSELLYNRYQSARNTIQQFKTSAPYAYFIPQDQHDRVAPVELLRRMAFMGIRVQQLSRDVNYGGVSYPKGTWVIPMDQEYAQLVRELFEPQKYPDMGEDTPYDAAGWTLPYQMGVNVVEGKTPLGDDIRASLTSPRGAPIDWHTDPNEPFTTNAEAAGIVPAAGEITGSGDALLLDPAQNNSFKLINRALAAGATLRFAPASGSRGARYVVTGLDPAKADAWAKELWVTAERTSSAPAAANAPTRIALYKSQPGVMDEGWTEWLFDTYNAKYTLITPADLKGGNLESRFDVIVVGSQGVGGGGRGGRGGGGGGRGGRGGAAPDSSVAEEQRAVDEFVRGGGTVVAWNQGANSLISTLRLPVRNVVAGLPRKEFFTGGSIMSVVTDPAHPVMAGMPERADVMVFNSPVFTTLDGFDGSVIAKFPSDGTPLRSGFLNGLPHIQGYAAALDVKHDKGHAILFGFQPEWRGQPTGTFRAVFNAAFFAHDVADQAKGTAGFWTAKP